Proteins found in one Coffea eugenioides isolate CCC68of chromosome 5, Ceug_1.0, whole genome shotgun sequence genomic segment:
- the LOC113770141 gene encoding GATA zinc finger domain-containing protein 14-like — MAPLAKNVSILLLVLLLSSVHTEARVSKHVPIVAAPVLAPSISPAPAPAPITSEISFAPTYLEVPAPAPAPIQSTDHPYGLYGGVSTVSPTKKTTTTALGNEEDEIPVEEINNERLAENNAGNQYSNGYPNNYNNNGYSNRYNNNGYSNRYNNNGYSNRYNNNGYSNRYNSNGYSNNYNNNGYSNNYNSNGYSNNYNSNGYSNNYNSNGYSNNYNSNGYSNNYNSNGYSNNYNNNGYSNNYNSNGYSNSVYNNNNGYSNSYRNEKQGMSDTRFLENGKYHYDVNNENLNQNGYESVKENSNAEGYYGNGEKSKYEFDSMGEYEKQQGYPGTEKYYNP; from the coding sequence ATGGCTCCCTTGGCTAAAAATGTCTCCATTCTCTTGCTTGTTCTCCTTCTTTCCTCTGTTCATACTGAGGCTAGAGTAAGCAAGCATGTCCCTATAGTGGCAGCACCAGTGCTAGCACCATCAATTTCTCCAGCACCAGCACCAGCACCTATAACTAGTGAGATTAGCTTTGCACCAACATATCTAGAAGTTCCGGCACCAGCACCAGCACCAATTCAGAGTACTGACCATCCCTATGGCCTCTATGGCGGTGTTTCTACTGTTTCTCCTACAAAAAAGACCACGACCACGGCCCTTGGCAATGAGGAAGATGAAATTCCGGTTGAGGAAATCAACAACGAAAGGCTCGCGGAAAACAATGCCGGGAATCAATACTCCAATGGTTACCCCAACAACTACAACAACAATGGATACTCCAACAGGTACAACAATAATGGATACTCCAACAGGTACAACAATAATGGATACTCCAACAGGTACAACAATAATGGATACTCCAACAGGTACAACAGCAATGGCTACTCCAACAACTACAACAATAATGGCTACTCCAACAATTACAACAGCAATGGCTACTCCAACAACTACAACAGCAATGGCTACTCCAACAACTACAACAGCAATGGCTACTCCAACAACTACAACAGCAATGGCTACTCCAACAACTACAACAGCAATGGCTACTCCAACAACTACAACAATAATGGCTACTCCAACAATTACAACAGCAATGGCTATTCGAATTCAGTCTACAATAACAACAATGGATATAGCAATAGCTACAGGAATGAGAAACAAGGGATGAGTGACACAAGGTTCTTGGAGAATGGTAAGTACCATTATGATGTTAACAATGAGAATCTGAATCAAAATGGGTATGAATCAGTGAAGGAAAATAGCAATGCTGAAGGTTACTACGGTAACGGTGAAAAGTCCAAGTATGAGTTTGATTCCATGGGAGAATATGAGAAGCAACAGGGATATCCAGGCACAGAAAAGTACTATAATCCTTGA